The following are encoded together in the Acidovorax sp. KKS102 genome:
- a CDS encoding acyl-CoA-binding protein, which yields MADLNATFEAAVANSKNLSERPDNATLLKIYALYKQATAGDNTEKKPSFSDMVGRAKWDAWEKLKGTGADDAKQQYVDLITSLS from the coding sequence ATGGCCGACCTGAACGCCACCTTCGAAGCCGCTGTGGCCAATTCCAAGAACCTGAGCGAGCGTCCCGACAACGCCACGCTGCTCAAGATCTATGCGCTGTACAAGCAAGCCACCGCCGGCGACAACACCGAGAAGAAGCCCAGCTTCTCCGACATGGTGGGCCGCGCCAAGTGGGACGCCTGGGAAAAGCTCAAGGGCACCGGCGCCGACGACGCCAAGCAGCAGTATGTGGACCTGATCACCTCGCTGAGCTGA
- a CDS encoding hydroxymethylglutaryl-CoA lyase, protein MTSPEILISEVGPRDGLQSVQATMPTTHKLRWIDALVAAGLREIEVGSFVPARLLPQMADVAEVVRHTLTHPGITVMALAPNLRGAEAALAAGVHKVTLPVSASAAHSLANVRKTREAMVEEVRAVAQLRDAQAPGMLVEVGLSTAFGCTLQGAVPEDDVIWLAGLCAEAGADEVGLSDTTGMANPAQVRRLFTRLRAELGAKAGAAHMHNTRGLGLANCLAAYDVGVRTFDASLGGLGGCPYAPGASGNVVTEDLVFMFEAMGITTGVDLERLMAARAPLQAGLPSEPIYGMTPEAGLPKGWTKA, encoded by the coding sequence ATGACGTCCCCAGAAATCCTCATCAGCGAAGTCGGCCCGCGCGACGGCCTGCAGTCCGTCCAGGCCACCATGCCCACCACCCACAAGCTGCGCTGGATCGACGCGCTGGTGGCGGCGGGCCTGCGGGAGATCGAGGTCGGCTCCTTCGTGCCCGCCCGCTTGCTGCCCCAGATGGCCGATGTGGCCGAGGTGGTGCGCCATACGCTCACCCACCCTGGCATCACCGTGATGGCGCTGGCGCCCAACCTGCGTGGGGCCGAGGCCGCGCTGGCGGCCGGGGTGCACAAGGTCACGCTGCCGGTGTCGGCCAGCGCCGCCCATTCGCTGGCCAATGTGCGCAAGACGCGCGAGGCCATGGTCGAAGAGGTGCGCGCCGTGGCACAGCTGCGCGACGCGCAGGCGCCTGGCATGCTGGTGGAGGTGGGGCTGTCTACCGCCTTTGGTTGCACGCTGCAGGGCGCAGTGCCCGAGGACGATGTGATCTGGCTCGCCGGCCTGTGTGCCGAGGCGGGTGCCGACGAGGTGGGCTTGTCGGACACCACCGGCATGGCCAACCCGGCCCAGGTGCGCCGCCTGTTCACGCGTTTGCGCGCCGAGCTGGGTGCCAAGGCCGGGGCGGCCCACATGCACAACACCCGAGGCCTGGGCCTGGCCAACTGCCTGGCGGCCTACGACGTGGGGGTGCGCACCTTTGATGCGTCGCTGGGCGGGCTGGGCGGCTGCCCCTATGCACCGGGCGCGTCGGGCAATGTGGTGACCGAAGACCTGGTGTTCATGTTTGAGGCCATGGGCATCACCACGGGGGTGGACCTGGAGCGCCTGATGGCCGCCCGCGCGCCGCTGCAGGCGGGGCTGCCGAGCGAGCCCATTTACGGCATGACGCCGGAGGCGGGGCTGCCCAAGGGGTGGACCAAGGCATAG